In Papio anubis isolate 15944 chromosome 20, Panubis1.0, whole genome shotgun sequence, the genomic window CATTGTAGATGAAATAGGAAAGAGAGCCTTGTTTCACACCTTCTGATCATCCCCAGAATGATTGGAAAATACAAAGACAATAATTTGTGAATAACATCTGATCTGCTTTCTCTAGAATAGTGACCAGAGTTCCACACTGGGATCTCAGGCTGCTGTCTTCAAGACTGGCACAGAGGTGGGGAGTGAGTGGGCCAAGGACAAATAAAAACTCCACACGGGTTTTCtaccattttttcacttttatttatctatttgtttatctCTTTGTTAATGATATGGGGTGCTGAATATCATAGTTTCAAAATCCTTTATCTGTTTTTGAAAAACTGTCACTTTGTTAGtcagagggttttttgtttgtttgtttgtttgtttttgagacggagtttcggtcttgtcaaccaggctggagtgcaatggcgcagtcttggctcactgcaaccgccacctcctgggttcaaacaattctcctgcctcagcctcccaaataactgggattagaggcatgcgccaccacacctggctaattttgtatttttagtagagatggggtttctccatgttggtcaggctggtctcgaactcctgacctcaggtgatccatctacctcggccacccaaagtgctgggattacaggtgtgagccaccacgcccagccagtgagaaggtttgtttgtttgttttatcatttttagatGTTTGTGACTTCTATTAGATTtggtaatataattttatttatttattttgagacagaatctcactatattgccattgctggaatgcagtgactcaGTAATGGTTCACTACAGTCTTCAtgtcctgggctcagatgatcctcccacctcagcctccccattaactgggactacaggcataccaccatgcctggctaatattttttgtattttttttgcagagacagggtttcgccctgttgccccggctggtctcaaactcctgggctcaaatggtccatctgccctggcctctcaaagtgctgagattacaggcatgagccatggtgcccagctggTAGtgtaatttttagttatttaggTCTGTTTTAGTTATTTAGGGAATCTTATAAATATTCATGAGAGATAACATTGAGTTCTTTTCTAATAATACAGTCTCCCAttgcccttctttccttctcctttgacATTACCCAATAAGATGTTCAAAATTTTTCCACTGGGATGGtgaaatatcttttattatttgtcaTGCTTAACTACATTTGATCTAGAGGAAACCAGTTACCAGCTTCCAGATTTTCTGTTAGTATAATCCCAGAGGATGTGCCAAATCCTCCAACTAACAAGTTGCAAAAAAACGTGAAATTTTATCTACCAGGCTCTCTCATTAGAGACCCAGTGCCTATAGTGTTTTTTGCTGGCTGGTTTAGTCTGTTTTTTGTTGCTTAAGAATAATCTGaatctggataatttataaggaacaatatttgttttttactgttgtggaggctgggaagtccagggtTAAGCCTGGGCGTCTGGTGAAaaccttcttgctggtggggactctgcagagttCCTAGATGGCATAAAGCATTACATGGCAACGGCTGAAGTGCCTAACTCGGGTCTCTTccatcttataaggacaccagtccccTTCCTCAGgtaatttacttattcattaaGCCATTGATCCATGAATAGATTAACTTATTCATGAGGTCTGAACCTTCAAGACTCAATCACCTTTTCAATCCCCACCTTTTATTACTCCCACTTTGCGGATTAACTTTCAACATGTGTTTTGGAGGGGACAACCATTCAAACTTAGCAGTGGCTGATCACATACACTCCCTCTGCTGAGTTTGTAAGATTCTAAACTCTCAGAACATAGgagttaagaaaataatatactttttgCATAAACAGTTTAGATACAATCAAGCCCTGTTATTAGTTACATTGGTGGGGCACTCCCTAAATCCAGTTCCTAGACACCATAAAAGGTCCAACTTTGAGAATAAGAATTTGTAAGGACATGTTGTTTCAGGACTGCTAATGGTGGCTCTCTTCTGCACAATCAGTAGTAGGACTTTGTCAGTAGGACTTTGACAAGAACTGCAACCCACTACAGGAATAGACATTAGGGTGATCCAGGCAATAAGACTCATTTAACTCACCAAGAAGAAACCTGTTCCTATTTACCTGTTTGGTAAAGTAACTTTACCAAACATGTTGAATTCTACCATCAAAATGGCTGTGTGGGAGAAAGTGAGTATAGAGAGAATATGAGAGAGTTTACTATGTCATTGAATAAATGCTTGAAAAGCACAGCATCATATGAAGTTTATGAATTGAGTGTAGCTTTTTCAGTACTGTCACTCAACCTTTGTCCTCTATCTATGTGGAATGTTTCAGGACACAGTGGCCTTTGAGGATGTGGCTGTGAACTTCACCCAGGAGGAATGGGCTTTGCTGGGTCCATCACAGAAGAATTTGTACAGATATGTGATGCAAGAAACCATCAGGAACCTGGACTGTATAAGTAAGGATGGTATCATGTCTTCACTTAATCAATTACAGACATTTGTTTCATGGTCATCAGTGCTGTTCAATGATTTGAAATATGGAAAGGGCATATGATGGACTCTTGAGCAACACAGAATTCAGAGGTGACAGCCCTGAAAGAAGTActtcctcaaataattttttgttcaCCACAGCTTAGGCAGCCATTGACCAGCAGCCTTACTGGTAACATAAGCAGTtgattggctgggcacggtggctcacgcctgtaatcccagcacattgggaggccaaggcaggcggatcatgaggtcaggagttcgagaccagcctgaccaacatggtgaaaccccgtctctactaaaaatacaaaagttagctgggcatggtggcatgtgcctataatcccagctactcaggaggctgaggcagcagaatcacttgagcccaggaggcagaggtcgcagtgagccaagatcatgccactgcactccagcctgggagacacagcgagaatccctctcaaaaaaataaagttgattaaTCCATATTAATCCATATATTGTAAGTCATGTATTACATACTATATTCTCACAATAAAGTgatctagagaaagaaaatacggataagaaaatcataaagaagagaaactatatttactattcattaagtggaggTAGATGATTAAAAGGTCTTTATCCTCATCTTTACATTGAGAAGGCTAAATAAGAGGAGGGATTGATCTTGGTGTCTTAGGGATAGCAGAGACTAAAGAAAATTCATATATAGGTGGAGTTGTGCAGTTCAAACATGTGTTGTTAAAGAATCAACTGtaaggccgggtacagtggctcatgtcgctaatcccagcactttgggaggccaaggtgggaagatcacttgaggtcaggagtttaagaccagcctggccaacatggtgaaaccccgtctccaataaaaatacaaaaattagctgggtgtggtggcaggcacctgtagtcccagctactcaggaggctgaagcaggagaattgcttgaacccaggaggcggaggttgctgtgagccgagatcatgccagtgcactccagcctgggcaacagagtgagactctgcctccaccCCCAAACTGTACAGAATTAACTGTAGTTTGATGAATGAATCATGTATGATTGCAGTATACGTAAAATCTTagtgttttatataattttataataatttatagtgATTTTTTGGGTCTACCTTTTAGGAAAGATATGGGAAGGCCAGAATACTGAAGATCAGAACAAAAATCCTAGGAGAAATCTAAGGTAATTTGCACTCACAGGAGAAAGTTATGTTTCTGAAGTGAGTCTcagaatgaaaggaaatttaaaaaacaaaatgaacaagcccagcttaaatttattttttaattttttaaattattattattattatttttagtcagagccttgctttgttgcccagactggagtgcagtgatatgatcttggctcactgcagcctcagcctcccaggttcttgTGACCCTCCCAccagagcctcctgagtagccgggactacacctgcacgccaccacacctggttaatttttgtattttttgtagagacagggttttggcatgtttcccaggctggtcttgaattcctgcgctcaagcaatctgcctaccttggcctccccaaatgctaggattacaggcgtaagtcactgcaCCAGCCTAAatttatttagtctttaaaaatttcctcCTAAAACATATTCTAAGAATTTACATatgaggctggacatggtggctcatgcctgtaatcccagcactttcggaggctgaggcgagcagattacttgagatcaggagtttgagaccagcctggccaacatagcgaaaccctttctctacaaaagtacaaaagttagccgatcatggtggtgtgcacctttaaccccagctgcttgggaggctgaggcaggagaattgcatgaacataggaggcaaaggttgcagtgagccaagattgcaccattgcactccagcctggcgacacagcaagactccgtctcaaaaaaaaaaaaaaaaaaaaattagccaagtgtgttggtgcacacctatagttccagctactcatgaagctgaagtaggtagatcatttgagttcaggaggtcaaggctgcatgaACCATcatcctgctactgcactccagcatgggtgacagagcaagatcctgtttcaaaaaataaattaattaattaaaagaaaaaaaaaccaaaaaccctgcCAGTGTTGGGTTGCCTTGCATAGCCTTCAGTTCATTCATGTTCAAACAGGGCATGAAGCCTACACTTTGCATGGTAATGTTAAAAAAGTATAtctgaccaggtgcagtgactcacgtctgtaatcccagcactttgggaggccaaggcaggtggatcacagggtcaggagtttgagaacagcctggtcaacatggcgaaaccccatctctactaaaaatacaaaattagctgggcatggtggcgtgcacctctaatcccagctacttgggaggttgaggcaggagaattgcttgaacccgggaggaagaggttgcagtgagccgagatcgtgccactgcactctagcctgggtgacagagcaagaccccatctcaggaaaaaaaaaaacaaaaggaaagaaaaagtacatcTGATACCTATTAATACACATAAAATCATTTAGAAACAACTATTTGGTAACGTACTTCTCATTTTTTATAGATGTCATATGTTAGAGAGATTCAGTGAAAGTAAAGACAGTAGTCAATGTGGAGAACCATTTAGCCTGATTCAAGGTAGTATTGTGAACAACAGCATTTGTCCTGGAGAAGATCCATGTCAAAGCACTGAGTGTGAAGAAGTCATAATGGGTCATTTATCCCTTAATAGCCACATCAGAGTTGATGCTGGATACAAACCATGTGAGTATCAGGAATATGGCGAGAAGCCACATACACATAAACAACGTGGGAAAGCCTTCAGTTATCATCACTCCTTTCAGTCGCGTGGAAGGCCTCACACTGGAAAGAAACGCTATGAGTGTAAGGAATGTGGAAAAACCTTCAGTTCTCGTAGAAACCTTCGAAGACACATGGTAGTGCAAGGTGGAAACAGACCTTATAAATGTAAGTTGTGTGGGAAAGCTTTTTTTTTGGCCCAGTTTATTGCGTATGCATGAAAGAAcgcacactggagagaaaccgtaTGAATGTAAGCACTGTTCTAAAGCCTTTCCTTTTTACAGTTCCTATCTAAGACATGAGAGAATGCACACTGGGGAGAAACCGTATGAATGTAAGCAGTGTTCTAAGGCCTTGCCTGATTCCAGTTCCTATATAAGACATGaaagaactcacactggagagaaaccctatacaTGTAAacaatgtgggaaagccttcagtgTTTCCAGTTCCCTTCGAAGACATGAAACCACTCACAGTGCAGAGAAACCCTATGAGTGTAAGCAATGCGGGAAAGCATTTCATCATCTTGGAAGCTTTCAAATACACATGAAAAGGCACACTGGAGATCGACCTCATAAATGTAAGATATGTGGGAAAGGCTTTGATCGTCCCAGTTTAGTTCGATATCATGAacgaattcacactggagagaaactgtATGAATGCAAGCAGTGTGGGAAAGCGTTATCTCATAGCTCAAGCTTTCGAAGACACATGATAATGCACACTGGAGGTGGACCTCATAAATGCAAGGTATGTGGGAAAGCCTTTGTTTATCCCAGTGTATGTCAAAGACACGAAAAGtctcacacaggagagaaaccctatgaatgcaaGCAGTGTGGGAAAGCATTATCTCATAGCTCAAGCTTTCGAAGACATATGGTAATGCATACGGGAGATGGGCCGAATAAATGCAAGGTATGTGGGAAAGCCTTTGTTTATCCCAGTGTATGtcaaagacatgaaaagactCACTGGAGAGAAACAATATGAATGTAAACAATGATAAAGTCCTATATTTCCAGTTCCCTTTGACATCATGAATAAACTTACACTGGacagaaaccctataaatgtaaaaGTGGGAAAgcctttcataatttttattcctttcaaaatCATGAAacaactcacactggagagatactatatgaatgtaaggaatgtgggaaagcaatcaattttttttaaataccattgTCAACATGTAACAACTCACAGAGCACAAAAACCCTGTGAGTATAAAATATGTTGGGAAGCCATTCCCTTCGGTCATTTTGAAGCCTTCAGTCATTTTGGTAACTTAAAAGTACatgaggctggacacagtggctcacgcctgtaatcccagcactttgggtgggcagatcgcttgacctcaggaacttgagactagcctgggcaaaatggtgaaaccctgtccctacaaaaaatagaaaaattggctcaagcctgtaatcccagcactttgggaggccgagacgggtggatcacgaggtcaggagatcgagaccatcctggctaacacggtgaaaccccatctctactaaaaattacaaaaaactagccggacgaggtggcaggtgcctgtagtcccagctactcgggaggctgaggctggagaatggcgtgaacccgggaggcagagcttgcagtgagccgagatccggccactgcactccaacctgggcgacagagcgagactccgtctcaaaaaaaaaaaaaaaaaaagaaaaattagcagatgtggtggtatgcacctgtagtcccagctacttgggaggctggggtgggaagatctcttgagcccaaggggtgggggtagcagtgagccaagacgcactgcactccagcctgggcaacagagccagaccctgtctcaaaaaaaaaaaaagtacatgaaagGATTAACTCTGGAGAGAAGTCATATGAATGTAAGAAATGTAGAAAAGCATTGAATTCTCTCAGGTCCTTGCGTAGACATAAAAGGACTCACTGGAGAGATACTCTATAAATGTGTGAAATGtaggaaaatattctttaatgttatttcatttcaGATAGAAATAATTCTCATTGGAGataaaccctatgaatgtaaacacATAGTAAAGCCTTAATTAGCCTCAATTTCTTTGAAATACAGTTATCCCCTAATATGTGCAGGAGATTGGTACCACCACCCCCTGGGCATACCTAAATCCACACATGGCAagtccctttttaaaaaagatgtatttgggttaggcacagtgactcacatctgtaatcctagcacttaaggagtccaagggaggtggatcacttgagcccaggagttagaggtcagcctgggtaacatagcaaaaccctgtctctacaaaagatacacagattagctgggtgtagtagcctctcagctactagggaggctaaggtgggaggatcgcttgagcctgggaggctgaggttccaATGAGTCAAAATCACATCAGTGCACTCTTgcatgggcaacagaatgagatcctgtctctaaaaataaaaaatatttacatatttctttctttctttttttttttttgagatggaatctcactctgttgcccaggctggagtacagtagcgcgatcttggctcactgcaacctccacctcccgggttcaagcaattctcctgcctcagcctcctgagtagctgggattacaggtgcctgtccccacgcccagctaatttttgtacttttagtagagacgaggtttcaccatgttggccaggctggtcttgaactagtgacctcaggtaatccacccaccttggcctcccaaagcgttggtattacaggcgtgagccaccgcgcccagcattgAAGTGCATTTCTAATAGACAAGTAGTTTTAATtgcctcttattttatttttctgtttagagataggatctcactttgtcaccaggatagagtgcagtggcatgatcatagctcactgtaacctcgaacctGGGCTCAGggcatcctcttgcctcagcctcccaagtaactggaactagaGGCACACCCtgccacaccttgctaattttttctttttttttttagagatagaggtctcactatgttgcccaggctggcccctcgctcctggcctcaagcaattctccaacctaagcctctgaaagtgctgggattgcaagtgtgagccacggtgcccacaGATATGTTTAATCCTTAGATGGTTTTAAAATTGCTGTATACTAAAGAGCTTATGAAACATGATATTTTGGTATTTGTTGTGACTTTACCACTGGCCTTTTGGAGCAAAGAAAACCCTTCTTCTCCATCACTTTCAGCCCATCCCTGAGCAGTATGGGCTGACTGACAAGGGGGACCCGTGTACTTTTGCTGCCTGCTGGTGCACACTCTTCACTGAATCCCAGACTGAGCACATTGGTTGCCATGTGCAAGTGCTACAGCCTCGGCACACTGCTGACCACACATGCATCCTCCTGATCAGTTCCCATGAGTGGCCATTCCTGCACTTCAGGAGCAATGGGCCAGGCCATACCAGTGCTGGGAAGGTGGCTTCACCCTGACCACATCATCTTCTTAAGGATGTCTCACTTGTCTCCTCTCCCagttccagccccagccccttgCTGCCCCTACCTGAGATGTTCTGTTAATTCAAATATCCCAGTGGTGAGGAATATGCAGTACCCTTATGGCTGGGTCAGGTTAAGGGGGAAACTTGTAAGACGCACTTCTGAAATTTCACAGGGAAGTATGGATCTTCAAATTCAGCTTCTGGTTCAGCAGGTTAGGGACGGAGTGTGAGAGTCCGCATTTCTAACTCTCTCCCACGTGTCATCGTGTTAGTCCATGGAACATAGTTAGAGTGCGGAGGTAATAAAAGACATGGTTAGATAGGCAGTAAGGTTACAGTTTTATAGGATAAGTTATACTTTTAAAGATaggttacacttttttttttgttttttttttgagacagagtctcactctgtcatccaggttggagtgcaatggtgtgatctcggctcactgcaacctccgcctcctggattcaagtgattctcctgcttcagcttccagagtagctggcactacagatgTCTgtcaccattcccggctaatttttgtatttttagtagagacagggtttcaccgtattggccaggctggtctcgaactcctgaccttgtgatccgcccatctcggcctcctaaagtgctgggattataggcatgagccatcgcacccagccttttATAGGA contains:
- the ZNF563 gene encoding LOW QUALITY PROTEIN: zinc finger protein 563 (The sequence of the model RefSeq protein was modified relative to this genomic sequence to represent the inferred CDS: deleted 1 base in 1 codon), with amino-acid sequence MGRGRRNCQSGARLGRGCEVQRTRGVFSTPLRSALASVTERRPGKSVAACVTLGPPQAAGSRGTTLEHPGSREMNSDQSSTLGSQAAVFKTGTEDTVAFEDVAVNFTQEEWALLGPSQKNLYRYVMQETIRNLDCIRKIWEGQNTEDQNKNPRRNLRCHMLERFSESKDSSQCGEPFSLIQGSIVNNSICPGEDPCQSTECEEVIMGHLSLNSHIRVDAGYKPCEYQEYGEKPHTHKQRGKAFSYHHSFQSRGRPHTGKKRYECKECGKTFSSRRNLRRHMVVQGGNRPYKCKLCGKAFFWPSLLRMHERTHTGEKPYECKHCSKAFPFYSSYLRHERMHTGEKPYECKQCSKALPDSSSYIRHERTHTGEKPYTCKQCGKAFSVSSSLRRHETTHSAEKPYECKQCGKAFHHLGSFQIHMKRHTGDRPHKCKICGKGFDRPSLVRYHERIHTGEKLYECKQCGKALSHSSSFRRHMIMHTGGGPHKCKVCGKAFVYPSVCQRHEKSHTGEKPYECKQCGKALSHSSSFRRHMVMHTGDGPNKCKVCGKAFVYPSVCQRHEKTHWRETI